Below is a genomic region from Lampris incognitus isolate fLamInc1 chromosome 2, fLamInc1.hap2, whole genome shotgun sequence.
tgatactgtcagaaaggtgatatattgtgatactgtaagaaaggtgatatattgtgatactgtaagaaaggtgatatattgtgatactgtcagaaaggtgatatattgtgatactgtcagaaaggtgatatattgtgatactgtaagaaaggtgatatattgtgatactgtaagaaaggtgatatattgtggtttcataggcctgtgttctttgtgcttatgctgcttcctgtctcagttgacgttgttgggttggagtggaagagtcaaatggctgaagatagattacaacactgttgtctagcgctcgtggggttacacacaacacaacatgtttgtcatgaacctttacatgtaaataaTTAATAATCcatacagtggttttgagaatcgatacagtatcacaaaagataatatcgccatacttgagtgtatcgatattttcttacacccctaattaAGAACAGATGATCATGTGTCTTTACCACCACCAAGTGGGAAAGAGGCCTCGCCGTCATCACAGATGTCGACTTCTGGAAGTATATTTGTAATAGCAGACTTATTATGAGCGGTTCttaataattaataaagattgcctttacaggtggagaacctggacaccacttgcagattaactctgtgtAGGACACACTGGCACGCAAATTCCCTGTGTTCAAGGCTCAGCgtattcggtttttatttttcaaagccttcCAGCAtgcgaatttcaccacaagaggaaactgttacataacctcacatgaacaggaacaacttttggatccgcggaaacacaaaatccaggtgaaaatcagtttacaacgatttgctccttttaaaaaaatctgggtatttgtcGGTGAAattcggtaaaaaccaaaaacgccaAGCCTTGCCAGTGTTGTATGCCACACCTGCCGACAGCacagatatatataaaaaagacatttattaatggagaaaagtcacagatttcagcttgaAGCTCCGAGCAGAATCTGTGTTGCGAATCCATTTTGAACAATGCAATATTGAAGCAgaagttctcaatcaggtcctcaagtGCCACCAATTTTGGTTTTCTACTTATCTGTTGTTCCAGTTACTCAAACCaggaggttttacacctggaataacaggtgaatgtaattgcAGAACTCCtgcactattaccaccaccactactactactactactactactactactactactactactactactactactactttcggctgctcctgttaagagttgccacagcagatcatccgtttccatcgctccctgtcctctgcatcttcctctgtcacaccagccacctgcatgacctccctcaccatatccataaacctcctctttggccttcctcttctcctcttccctggcagctccatattcagcatccttctcccagtatacccagcatctctcctccacacatgtccacaccatctcaaccttgtctctcttgctttgtctccaaaccgtccaacctgagcggtccctctaatatactccttcctaatcctgtccttcttcattactcccagtgaaaatcttatcatcttcacctctgccacctccagctcctgtcttttcgtcagtgccactgtctccaaaccatataacatagctggtctcactaccatcttgtaaaccttccctctaactcttgctggtacccttctgtcacacatcactcctgacactcttctccacccactccaccctgcctgcactctcttcttcacctctctcctgcactccccgttactttgggcagATGACACCAGGTATTTAACCCTAACCATGTACTATATACATATAGTAGAGCGCAGTATATCTATGTTCATGCTACATTTGTATTTTCATACTTGATGCATCTCTGGCTACATAAGTATAGGTATGCGTAGGGGTTACTGCCATTTGCAGATGATACACCTGCCACTGCAGTATCTTCCATGACCATTATATTTGTGTATACGTTCTCAGTACATCATTTGTGTATTCTACATCTATAACCCACCTGTGCACTCTTATGGCGAGGTGACATCTGAATTTCCTCTTGGAGATTTATGAAGTGTCATCTTATCACATCCTATCATATCTTAAtgtatctcatcttatcttatcttatcttatcttatattaactacctggcagaatagaaaaccagcaatatTGTTGGTACCTGAGGACCAGATTGAAAACCAACTGCATTAAAATGAATATCCCTTATCACACATATCACAGAGAGCTCTACTTACTCTTTTAGAAGATATCTTCATTGTTTTCACAGGCGCTCTGCTCTGTAAATAAGTAAACACCAAAACAAACAATCAACACACATCAACACAGTCTCATCCATCGGATTAATGTCGATGTCATTTCAGACTAAATTTCAAGACGTACCCTGAACACCTCCACTTCCTCGAGAGTCAGCTCCTCCATGTTGGTTGGATCCTTGGGCAAAACTATAACTTTCTGGACAGTACCACgatctgggggtgggggtggggggggtgtggagGCAATAATATTTGAGATATATGTTTCCTTCAGTGCAGACTCTTACAAGATATGCAATTCGAACACATTCTATCTGCATCTATGATCACCTGTCCCCAGGAAGAGCACCTCGTAGCGTCCGTCCACAGCGTCCACCTGGTCCACCACCATGGCTGTGTAGCGGTAGTCCACGCCGGTTCTGACCACTAGAGGACGCCGATGGATGGGATAAACAGGATGGTTCATGAGTGGATGAGCCCTGATGAAATTCACAGCCTCATCGGAGAAGTCCTTGGAGGAGCGAATGCCCGGAGTAAATGTTCCTCCTGGACACTGGGGTGGGAAGATGAAATAAGAAATAGTGACATTTACTTTTACATATATACTTGTTTAAacagttattttatctttatttggATTGGTCAAGTGGGGTTGCCAACTCTATGCGACTCCATTCCTGGAGATTCCCCCCcatccttttctcccaattgtacttggccaattaccccactcgtccgaaccatcccggtctctgctccaccccctctgctgatctggggagggctgcagactaccacatgcctcctccaatacatgtggagtcaccagctgcttctttttacctgacagtgaggagtttcaccagggggacgtagcgtgtgggaggatcacgctattccccccagttccccctcccccctgaacaggcgccctgactgaccagaggaggcgctagtgcagggacatacccacatccagcttcccatccgcagacacggccagctgtgtctgtagggacgcctgaccaagccggaggtaacacggggattcgaaccgaagacccccgtgttggtaggcaatggattagtccgctgtgctacccggacgccccaggagatttttcttttttacatttttattgatCTATCTATTATAGGAGGATGGGGGGAGAGCACGCCTTTATGCCCTTCACCTTCGTCGTACTATTCTAACCACGGACACATACATTATTGATAGTCAGGGTAAACACTGAATATCATGACAATGAGAGAAAGGAAGGGGTGACAACCAGCTCTAGGGCCAATTCACATAAAACCAGCTGCTGCCATGACCAATAAAAAACAACCCATCAATAACAGCGATAACATATTTGACATTAATGGAAAGCAATGCAACAGTCTTTACTTCATAAATGTGTCATATGAAAATGCACTAAGCGTTCACCATTCACTACTTAGGTGTAAAAAGCCTCCCAGACAGCAGGTACCCCTGTGGGCAACTAAAAGATCGGTTGGATCTGGTTTGGTTCGCTTGGCTGGTTTGCTTGTGAACACATTACGTCGAAGGTGAGTGAAACGTACGGTTCCAGGCCGAGGGAAGGGGATTTTGCCCGTGTACTCTGTCCAGTGGTAATTATGGCCGTGTTTATGGGCAAAGGGTCCGTTGAAAACATTGCGAATGTCGGCCATAGAGTACACGCAGACTGCTGATCCCTTGAACACAgagctggaaaaaaaacaagcgTGAGAGGATAAAGGGATTTAGTCCCGGTACAAAGACGGGGAAAATCAATGCTATACTGCAGGTGTCTACAAAATGTAGATCAGATCTGAGCTTGGGGGAGGTTTAGTAAAGGCCTACGACATGGTGTATCAGAAGCATCCAGGATGGGCTCACCCCGCCGTGGTGAAGAGAGCATACACAATAGGGTTTCTCTCGTCCTGCGTGGGCTGAATGAAGACATCCCCTGAAACCAGAACGATAGAAGGGCATGATCAATAACACGCCAGCGGAGGCACTTTCAATTAAAATACAATCTGGGGTAGTTTTTTGTCGCCCTACTCAGTTCATCGAACGGCGTCTCCACTCCATCTTCTCCTATCACGGAGCAGATAAGGCGAGCCTTGAGAAACGTGGTCCAACGGTTGAGCAGTGACTTCTGGCCGCCCTCATCATTCTGGTCAGAGGAACACAGTTAAGACTGGGCAAGAATTCAACATTATCATGTGTCCTCTTCCAAAACAGTGTTGTGTCGGGGTGTAATTCGGATGGTGTCACATCGTGATGCAGGATTTTGTTGTCTGAATTAATGACACCCAGAATCTGTTACCTGAGAATTCTCCCacaatgaggtctgaaatacttGAAGGCGTATTATTTAGAAATTAGCTTTGGTTTGATATCATACTttccattaccaaacagttcaatatgATGAACCGCAGTTGCAAACTTAAACatatgtatatccatccattatccaagccgcttatcctgctctcagggtcacggcatgctggagcctatcccagcagtcattaggcaccaggcggggagacaccctggacaggccgccagtccatcacagggcccacacacacacacacacacacacacacacacacacctagggacagtttagtacggccgcttcacctgacctacatgtctttggactgtgggaggaaactggagcacccggaggaaacccacgcagacacggggagaacatgcaaactccacacagaggacgacccgggacgacccccaaggtcggactaccccagggctcaaacccaggaccttctgaccgcactaaccactgcgccaccgtgccatatTGGTATATAAACACAATTTCAGTCCTCATAGATAATAAGGACATTTTACACAAAAATAAACCCCTGTTTTATCGCTCCTGGTTTGACAACAGAATTTTACTAGTTGGTCAGTTGTTAAGTAGAAACGGTGAGTTACTGTCATATTCAGAATTTCTTCAAAAATGTAAGATACCAATCACACCCAAAGAATATGCTATTATTTTTGATGCATTCCCATGGGTTCTCTTCAGTTTTTAAAGAGTTGCAACCTCACAGAAATGAACATTATTAGCTTTAAGCAAATCTTTACTGGagatatgcatgtatgtatatgtacatatgtatatcgTGATATATATTGATCTTGTGTGAAATTCCCTATGATTATTGTGATGGTAGTATCCTCATGTTGGCCAGTACTATATGCAGTCATGCTAACACATAAGGCCATTCCTTACATATGGAGCTTTGAAACTGCATTCATTTGGTTTCATTCTGGGTTCATGGTGGTTTTGGGAAGTTCCTAGTAtgggtgttttttttaacatgctgGTGCATGAGGGTTTCATCCCCGTGTCAATACTGTTTATCCTTTTTGATCCCTCCGTCGTGTTCTTTCTTCCCTGCTGCTTGAAACGGGGCCCTCCGCTCTAAGTGCCAATATCCCGAGGGCATCTTTTATAAATGCATGTGCATAGACTAATGATGGAATAACCAAAATGCCTTAGCCTTCTTTGTTTTGGACTTTTTTTTATCCTCATAACAGGGTGccaaacctctctctctcctcccaacACATCGCCCTTTGTTTGGTAATTTAGCTGACTGGTTTATGGACCATTTATCTTTTTTAATTGCTCAGTGTTAACAACCTCAACCACACTTAAGATAGCAAGCAACACAAACACGGCTACACATAATGGGGACGTTATTATCTCTGactctgtttacacttggttttaaaatgtgttttgggcgatcggatcacacgtGGAccgcgagacacatcgccgtttacacctgtgtctgtcatgcatctccaaatgcgtcctgctgaccacttgtgatccgatttcATTACtccgacgaagaagaagaagatttcctgttacgtccttgtcgaggacgcatcaggacgcattagcatttacgctacaaaagatatgtggtcaaatgcgtcccagaccaccttggCAACTGGTTTGAGTAACCACTTCACGAagcgttttggtggtcgtttgcaCTTGTATTTAGTgcggtccacttgtgatccgactgcaaaaaaaaaattttttttttaaaaacaagtgtaaacggggtctttgTGTTGTTCTCACCAGACACACTCTTCCCACCCGGGCGAGGATGCTGGGGCTCGCCCCCCCACCCGAATCCAGACTCTTCTCCCGGAAGAAGAAGTAGAGCTTGTCGTCGTTCCTCTCAGCGCTGTCTGGGATCTGTCTGATCTGAACAAACACGGGCTCtgtgagagaggagaagaaagagagagatgaggtgggggggggggggtaatgcacATCATGTAAGATAAATGGCGTCTGACAGGTACTTAACTCACCGTTGAGCCACCTGGAGTCGTATTGCTCTGTCCGGATGGCTGTTCGTCCCCCCATGGTCCTAAAGAGAGCCGCGTCCGTGCTCATGAAGTCAATGTGAACTCCAGCGTAAAGGTTCCCATCTGCAACAATGCAAGGAGTTGTTTTAATGGACGTACAAAAGCCCCATTTTTCAGATctcagacggacggacggacggacggacggacggacggacggacagacagacagacagacagacagacagacagacagacagacagatagacagatagatagatagatagatagatagatagatagatagatagatagatagatagatagatagatagatagatagatagatagatagatagatagatagatagatagggcccatcagtcatgttaAAATAAAACCTTTTCACTGCTTGGTTGATAGAAAATGAAAACTAGCGAGGTGATTTCACAGAGGTTTATAGCTGTGTTTGTTTTAGGGGCAACATTCTGGAAACGGATGTTCAGCCACTCGTCTTGACGCTCAGTAACCCAGGGAAGAAAATCACAGCAGGATGACTCCGTGCTGAGTCAGctgtgactgaagaggtcacttaggtgatgatgaaacgtgtctatcagtaaacgttgtgtccagatgaaccgagtcAACCTTCTGTGACATACAGCTACTGTTTATTTCTTTTCTAATTTTGGCCATTTTAAAAGAAGTTTGTCATTTGGGAGGCTGGTGTTTTGGCAGTAAAGCGTTAAATGATCTATTTGGTCATGTTCATTCCCTTAAGTGATGTTGCAGCTTTTAAGTGTACTGTAATGTGTTAAACTGGAGGGCAGTGATGTGAAACCCGCTGGAATCTCCTGAATCCTTTCCAGACACCAGCcttctctcactcattcactcatccACAGACCAAGTCGTTTCTTTAAGGATAGGAAAAGTGAATAATAAATACTGTGTTGATGAAGGACCAGCCCGGACCGATGGATGAGTATGAGCTGAATACAATGGTGTCACGTGGAGTCAACCAGAATATCAATAATCCTTCCTCCCTAAAATCACTTGAATCATTAATAGAGTGGTTAATTCTAAACAAATGAAGCTATTAAAGTTAAAAACTGCATATATTGGGTGAAATTACATAACCCCTGTATTTTCTTTAACATCACAAATAtcgcaaaaaaaacacaaaaatatcaCAAAGTCAGATTTAGGTAGGTAGGttagtcggtcggtcggtcggtaggTGGCAGGTAGATAGGTAGGTAAGTAGCTGGCAGTtaggtagataggtaggtggcaggtaggtaggtaggtaggtatacagatagacagataaacagaTGGATGTAGAGAATCTTACTGATTAAAACAGCTATGTTCTCCTGGTTGGGATCATAGGAACATTTTCCTTTCCCTGAATCCACATACCCTGGGACCAGCCGAAACAGGTAGTCCTGCAGAAACGCATTAAAAGAGGAGTAAAAATAGACGGCTAAAGCGTCACAAGGGACTCGTGGAGAAACAATCAACAGATCTGTGTCCCAGTTTGTGGCCTTGAAATATTCAGCAGGACAAAGCATGCCTCGTTGCCTCATTGCCTCGTTGCCTCAGGGCTCTTCGTTTTTTCAAAAGCCTATCATAATTGGCACTCACCTCCGCCCTCCAGCCTCTGTTGATGAAGGTGCAGATGGGTTGGTAGGCTCCCGTCCCACAGGTGTAGAGGTGGGTGCGGTTCCATGGCTCGATCAACCGCACAAAGTTGGCACATTCCCCCTGGGTGAACAAGATGTCGTAAGATGAATGGAATTCAAATATTGCAAAGAATTATCGCTTTATCTCTGAATCAGAAAACACCAGCTGTGAAAACCTCCATCCCACCTGCCGTCCCTTTCCAGTCATCTGACATTCACCCTTTCTCTTTGCGGACGCCGGCCAATGGATCTGTCATGAGAGCAAGCACAGCTACTCAGTCAATGACATGGTAATGTATGATTATTGTAGATTTTATACTGCTGATCCAGTGAGTTGTAATGGAATACCAGATACCACAATGTACTAAAAGTACAAGAAAATGTAAGTTAGGCAGTGTTTTGTACATACAATGAGTGGCTCCTTGTTGACGTTGTGCATGTCCAGGGCCACCAGGTACTCCCGGCTGCCCAGGTAGAGACGGCCCTGGTCCTGATCCATCAGCAGGATGCGGTAGTCACTGGTGTTGAACGAGAAACTGAAGGGCCGCGCTGCCCGTGTGTCCAGCAGCTCTGCGAGGACGGAGAAAGGACAGATATGAACAGATGTGTTGACACGCAAAAACACGTTTCAAATGCAAAGCACCTCATGAGCAAAATGTGCTAGTGAGCTCATCAAAAGATATATGCTGTCATAAGACGTCAAAGATTTCGTCCTTTTTTTAAATCAAGATTATAATTTTAATTGGTAAGAACATTGGTCAGATATATTTTTTCTGCATCCCCACCCCTGTTCTCTCTCAGCCGCTCCctcatattctatcacttggtattgtccatgtggtttcattcaaggtaggatttcacagaaactccatcgACAGAGATGTAAGCAAAACATTCTCTGTcacctgctcaaacaaatcattCTTTTGATAAATATTTATAAGtggttctgatgtgtcagcttgcttttctgggttgttggttagctaaaagCATGATTCAGCTGAGCTAACTGTAGCTCTGTTGAACTGGTGCCAAAGCGGCTATTTCACAACATAAATGTGAAGCACCCAAGCAAATGAAATATCACGAGAAGTGGGGCAGAAGTTAAAGAAGTCCAAAATGAGAAAAGGGGTGCAACACTTTCTCAAGGCCAATCAAGTCTATCTTTGGTCTCGTGACCTTCAGCATGACCTTCATCAGATAAAGAACATGAGACCGAAACGTCATCAATAGTTAGACTCACTCGGCCTCGAGAAAGTGTTGCACCCCTTTTCCCACAATGTTAAGCCTCCAAACGGGACATGATGCAAAATAATATGCAGCATTAGCTGAACTGAAAATGTGCGGTCAATAGTAGACCAATTACAAACGTAAGACAAAGATCCTGTATTGTTCTGCttacagcaaagtcacacaacagtagtgcttcacatctatgacatCACGAGTTCCTGTTAATGTGTAAAAACATGTTTTGCAGCACAGCAATAATTGCCTTCAGTGTTTTGAGAAGAACCAAACAGACTTTCATTTCCAGCAGGGGGGAGCATATTTCTCCACAACTTGACTCTCGGATTCTGCATACACGGCTCCTTCCCTATAGTGCCTGCACTTTAAACGCTTAAAGGGACAAATTCGCTTTTAAGATCTCAATATTTCATGCGCTCTGACTGCCTGATTGAGTTCACGGCACTAAATGCCTTGAACTGGAACTTGAGGAAAAACGAGGCCGGCCCCTAGGGTTCCGCGGTCCCTGGAAGTCTTGAGTCGATTCTTCAGATCAGGGTCGTGTTCGGTTGTGTTCAATGGAGCATCAACTGATAAGACATGTCCAAGCGGAAAGCATTACCCTTCATCCGTTTCACACAATGTTCCCCCCCAAATTTTAGAATTTTATTTGAGTAAGTGCACTCTGCATGGCACTCAACATGACCTACGCCTTCCTCACCAGTTTAACACCATCATCCATCTACACAATCATATCTAAGTACAGCGGGGGGATAATTGGCCTTCACTCTATTCTAGATATTTCTATGTATTATTCCCCGAGTTCAGCCTCAAAGTCCCTGGATAAGCACCATTCCTACTTATTTCTTTAAAATAGGTGACTAAATATAGCTAATCTTGAAGCGTTTTAAATTCCAGCCTAATTCCACCGGAGTACACTCAATGAACAAAACAATTACAGAAATTCACATTCATAAAGACCTAAATCAGATCTATGTGACACGTCAGGAAATAAATACAGGTTTATTATCTCGAAAGGAAGTGTTTTTATATCCGCTGCCTAAGTACACACGGCTTTAACGTAGAATCTAATCTCAAATATTTACACTACTAAAGTTGGCCTTTGGGTCCCGGCTTCCTTATTCATACAGGGGACTATTCATAAATTTGGTGGGGAGACTGGGTCTTGATTATGACGTCCTTTTTGAATCGATGTTCTGCTGAACACTGTTGCCCCACGTGTGTTAGTCACTACTGACACCCTGTTTAAATAACTGACGGCTGGTGTTGGTACAGCGTAAAGTGATGTGACTTTGCTTTCTGTACAAGATGCAGATGAAGGATTTGGGCTGAAACGGTGGTGGGTTAAACagcatgggggcgtccgggtagcatagcggtctattccgttgcctaccaacacagggatgggcggttcgaatccccgcgttacctctggctgggTTGggagtccttacagacacaattggccatgtctgctggtgggaagccggatgtgggtacgtatcctggtcgctgcactagcaccacctctggtcagtcggggcgcctgtttggggaggagggggaactggggcgaatagcgtgatcctcccatgagctacgtcctcctggtgaaactcctccctgtcgggtgaaacgaagcggctggtgactccacatgcatcggaggaggcatgtggtagcctgcagccctccccagatcggcagagggggtggagcagagaccgggacggcttggaagagtggggtgattggccaggtacaattggggagaaaaggggggggggcagcatgga
It encodes:
- the LOC130107646 gene encoding semaphorin-3F-like isoform X1; amino-acid sequence: MTVTMTAAGSRLLLLALCVYCGSGLQQSAPRVRLSFKELLDTRAARPFSFSFNTSDYRILLMDQDQGRLYLGSREYLVALDMHNVNKEPLIIHWPASAKRKGECQMTGKGRQGECANFVRLIEPWNRTHLYTCGTGAYQPICTFINRGWRAEDYLFRLVPGYVDSGKGKCSYDPNQENIAVLINGNLYAGVHIDFMSTDAALFRTMGGRTAIRTEQYDSRWLNEPVFVQIRQIPDSAERNDDKLYFFFREKSLDSGGGASPSILARVGRVCLNDEGGQKSLLNRWTTFLKARLICSVIGEDGVETPFDELRDVFIQPTQDERNPIVYALFTTAGSVFKGSAVCVYSMADIRNVFNGPFAHKHGHNYHWTEYTGKIPFPRPGTCPGGTFTPGIRSSKDFSDEAVNFIRAHPLMNHPVYPIHRRPLVVRTGVDYRYTAMVVDQVDAVDGRYEVLFLGTDRGTVQKVIVLPKDPTNMEELTLEEVEVFRSRAPVKTMKISSKRQQLYVSSDAGLTQVSLHRCGVYGRACSDCCLARDPYCAWDGESCSAFTPSTKRRSRRQDVRHGDPLRQCRGFNAKVEKRLTETVQFGVEGSSTFLECQPRSPQATVKWLFQTDGKRKVLNRAGGILKTNHGILLKTLNQSDTGLYHCLATENNFKHTVARVALRILDRDIALALSSRDEDEEPKAHPAGELSTSTPFPPEIRLINQYCQSYWEKQSPKQQQRQRQQQQQQQQQQQRKRTSRRHTENQEQGLG
- the LOC130107646 gene encoding semaphorin-3F-like isoform X2, yielding MSDDWKGTAGGMCQLCAVDRAMEPHPPLHLWDGSLPTHLHLHQQRLEGGDGNLYAGVHIDFMSTDAALFRTMGGRTAIRTEQYDSRWLNEPVFVQIRQIPDSAERNDDKLYFFFREKSLDSGGGASPSILARVGRVCLNDEGGQKSLLNRWTTFLKARLICSVIGEDGVETPFDELRDVFIQPTQDERNPIVYALFTTAGSVFKGSAVCVYSMADIRNVFNGPFAHKHGHNYHWTEYTGKIPFPRPGTCPGGTFTPGIRSSKDFSDEAVNFIRAHPLMNHPVYPIHRRPLVVRTGVDYRYTAMVVDQVDAVDGRYEVLFLGTDRGTVQKVIVLPKDPTNMEELTLEEVEVFRSRAPVKTMKISSKRQQLYVSSDAGLTQVSLHRCGVYGRACSDCCLARDPYCAWDGESCSAFTPSTKRRSRRQDVRHGDPLRQCRGFNAKVEKRLTETVQFGVEGSSTFLECQPRSPQATVKWLFQTDGKRKVLNRAGGILKTNHGILLKTLNQSDTGLYHCLATENNFKHTVARVALRILDRDIALALSSRDEDEEPKAHPAGELSTSTPFPPEIRLINQYCQSYWEKQSPKQQQRQRQQQQQQQQQQQRKRTSRRHTENQEQGLG